From a region of the Pseudomonadaceae bacterium SI-3 genome:
- a CDS encoding aminopeptidase gives MQKKNNARRVVASFALLASTGALAAPTAEIPAFDDYWSPGKPDSRVCRTPLLVGTPLGLPRCMQAGNIMTHLQNLQDIASLNNGNRASGQPGYQASVDYVRTTLERAGYRVRVQSFPFLAFYPEGPGSLAAVAPQTVQYTWEEDFTYADQTDPGTVTAPVVPVDLALGLGNTSTSGCEPEDFAGFPAGAIALMQRGACAFGQKATNAAAAGAAGAIIFNQGDTEDRKGLLVATLGEDYEGGIPVLFSTYQNGVTWAGTEGLQLSMNVDVVRERTETYNVLAETRRGNPDNVIMVGAHLDSVFEGAGINDNGSGSAALLEMATLMSRAYPLNKVRFAWWGAEESGLVGSTYYVNQLPEEEKQQIKAYLNVDMIGSPNYANFIYDGDGSDFGLQGPPGSGAIERLFRSYFQLRNAPSEGTEIDFRSDYAQFFDDGIAFGGLFTGAEDIKSVEQAQRYGGTAGLAYDPCYHSECDDLSNISTEALELHGDALAFTTSWLSLSTKVIDDEIAAAAEQSIGTMRIQQVQEKSRWGHWIR, from the coding sequence ATGCAAAAGAAAAACAATGCACGTCGGGTAGTTGCTTCTTTCGCTTTACTAGCTTCCACCGGAGCCTTGGCTGCACCCACAGCAGAAATCCCTGCGTTTGACGATTACTGGAGTCCGGGCAAGCCCGACTCAAGGGTTTGTCGCACACCGCTGCTGGTCGGCACGCCGCTCGGTCTGCCGCGCTGTATGCAGGCCGGTAACATCATGACGCACCTGCAGAACCTGCAGGACATCGCCTCCCTGAACAACGGCAATCGCGCGTCTGGTCAGCCTGGTTATCAGGCGTCGGTCGACTACGTGCGGACCACACTCGAACGCGCCGGTTACCGCGTAAGGGTGCAGAGCTTTCCCTTCCTCGCGTTCTACCCGGAAGGGCCAGGCTCACTCGCTGCGGTAGCACCCCAAACCGTTCAGTACACCTGGGAGGAAGACTTCACCTATGCCGATCAGACCGACCCCGGGACCGTGACCGCCCCGGTCGTTCCGGTCGACCTTGCCCTCGGCCTGGGCAACACCTCCACCAGCGGGTGTGAACCGGAAGATTTTGCAGGCTTCCCTGCCGGCGCCATTGCCCTGATGCAGCGCGGCGCCTGTGCGTTTGGCCAGAAGGCAACCAATGCAGCAGCGGCCGGGGCAGCAGGAGCAATCATCTTCAATCAGGGCGATACCGAGGACCGTAAAGGGCTCTTGGTTGCCACCTTGGGTGAAGACTACGAAGGCGGCATCCCGGTGCTGTTTTCCACTTATCAAAACGGCGTGACTTGGGCTGGGACCGAGGGGCTGCAGCTGAGTATGAACGTCGACGTGGTGCGCGAGCGGACCGAAACCTACAACGTGCTGGCCGAGACCCGTCGGGGCAATCCTGACAATGTGATCATGGTCGGTGCGCACCTGGATTCGGTGTTCGAAGGGGCCGGCATCAATGACAACGGTTCCGGCAGTGCTGCGCTGCTGGAAATGGCGACGCTGATGAGCAGGGCCTACCCGCTGAACAAGGTGCGCTTCGCCTGGTGGGGTGCCGAGGAATCGGGGCTGGTCGGCTCGACCTACTACGTCAACCAATTGCCGGAGGAGGAAAAGCAGCAGATCAAGGCCTACCTGAACGTCGATATGATCGGCTCGCCGAATTACGCGAACTTCATCTATGACGGCGACGGCTCGGACTTCGGTCTGCAAGGCCCACCCGGTTCGGGGGCTATCGAGCGTCTGTTCCGCTCCTACTTCCAGCTGCGCAACGCGCCGTCCGAAGGCACTGAGATCGACTTCCGCTCCGACTATGCTCAGTTCTTCGATGACGGCATTGCGTTCGGTGGGCTGTTCACCGGTGCCGAAGACATCAAGAGCGTGGAGCAGGCCCAGCGCTATGGCGGTACCGCCGGGCTGGCATACGATCCGTGCTACCACTCCGAGTGTGACGACCTCAGCAATATCTCCACCGAGGCGTTGGAGTTGCACGGCGATGCGTTGGCCTTCACCACCAGCTGGTTGTCGCTGTCGACCAAGGTGATCGATGACGAGATAGCCGCAGCGGCTGAGCAGAGCATCGGCACGATGCGCATTCAGCAAGTGCAGGAGAAATCTCGCTGGGGCCACTGGATCCGTTAA
- a CDS encoding chemotaxis protein — MISNLRLRVKLLLLGLVPTLMLAVVLSSIAVYELNDLARQQESNARESLTRDRRAELKHYVEVARHAIGALYDRSADGDMAARAEAVRLLEALSYGTDGYFWGYDDQAVRVFQGDTREKIGESFAGYQDPNGVYAIRELVKAGQDRTHFVDYSFEMPDSKAVVPKIGYAEYLPKWKLAFGTSLNLDGVERDVQAARMAFQQRIDRMTAIMLGSAAVLLVLIAGLALFLSNAILRPLLLVKRNLDDMAAGDGDLTHRLPVTSRDELGELAGSFNRFVEKIHVLVQQVAGTTTELTGLVGAVANQAQRSEQAMADQRHETDQVATAINEMSAAAHEVAMSAQRAAEAAQETDQQGLAAKQVVDRSIEQIHELVGELRDSGSSLEGLQRDVEGIVGVLDVIRAIAEQTNLLALNAAIEAARAGEAGRGFAVVADEVRALASRTQQSTGEIQSMIDRLQGATSHTVGTMRRASEKGEATQKQANQAGASLDAIAALIGTINSMNAQIASAAEEQTAVAEEINRSVHHIADAVDGVASDAAEGAQTARELDGLGGRLQGLVGQFRV; from the coding sequence ATGATTTCCAACCTTCGATTACGAGTGAAGTTGCTGCTGCTGGGGTTGGTGCCGACGCTCATGTTGGCCGTGGTGCTGAGTAGCATCGCAGTCTATGAACTGAACGACCTGGCAAGGCAGCAGGAGAGCAACGCTCGGGAAAGCCTTACGCGGGATCGCCGCGCCGAGCTCAAGCATTACGTGGAAGTGGCGCGCCATGCAATTGGTGCGCTCTACGACCGTTCTGCCGACGGTGACATGGCCGCGAGAGCCGAGGCAGTCAGGCTTCTCGAAGCACTCTCATATGGCACCGATGGTTATTTCTGGGGCTACGACGACCAGGCGGTGAGAGTTTTTCAGGGCGACACACGTGAAAAGATCGGCGAGAGCTTTGCTGGATACCAGGACCCCAACGGTGTCTATGCGATTCGCGAGCTGGTTAAGGCTGGTCAGGACCGCACACATTTCGTCGACTACAGCTTTGAAATGCCGGATAGCAAGGCAGTGGTGCCAAAGATCGGCTATGCCGAATACCTTCCTAAATGGAAGCTTGCGTTCGGCACCTCGTTAAACCTTGATGGGGTCGAGCGGGACGTGCAGGCGGCGCGCATGGCGTTTCAACAACGCATCGATCGTATGACGGCCATCATGCTCGGCTCAGCTGCCGTACTGCTGGTGTTGATCGCGGGGCTGGCGCTGTTCCTGAGCAATGCCATCCTGAGACCGCTGCTATTGGTCAAGCGCAATCTGGATGACATGGCCGCCGGAGACGGCGATCTGACCCATCGGTTGCCGGTCACGAGCCGTGATGAGCTTGGCGAGCTGGCCGGATCTTTCAATCGTTTCGTTGAGAAGATCCACGTCCTGGTACAACAGGTTGCAGGTACCACGACCGAACTGACCGGACTGGTCGGCGCGGTGGCTAACCAGGCGCAGCGCTCGGAACAAGCCATGGCAGACCAGCGGCATGAGACCGACCAGGTAGCCACGGCGATCAACGAGATGTCGGCTGCGGCACACGAAGTAGCAATGAGCGCGCAGCGGGCGGCGGAAGCTGCGCAGGAAACTGACCAACAAGGCCTGGCTGCCAAGCAGGTGGTCGATCGCAGCATTGAACAGATTCACGAGTTGGTGGGAGAGCTGCGGGACAGTGGTTCTTCACTGGAGGGGCTCCAGCGGGATGTCGAGGGCATCGTCGGTGTTCTGGATGTTATCCGTGCGATTGCCGAGCAGACCAACCTGCTGGCGCTGAACGCGGCGATCGAAGCGGCCCGCGCCGGGGAAGCTGGCCGAGGCTTCGCCGTAGTCGCAGACGAAGTACGGGCCCTTGCCAGCCGCACCCAGCAGAGCACCGGCGAAATCCAGAGCATGATCGACCGCCTGCAGGGTGCTACTTCGCATACCGTAGGCACCATGCGACGCGCCAGTGAGAAGGGCGAGGCAACGCAGAAGCAGGCCAATCAGGCCGGCGCGTCGTTGGATGCCATTGCCGCATTGATCGGCACCATCAACTCGATGAACGCTCAGATCGCCAGCGCGGCCGAAGAACAGACCGCGGTGGCTGAGGAGATCAACCGCAGCGTGCACCACATCGCCGATGCGGTGGACGGTGTTGCCAGCGATGCGGCCGAAGGTGCTCAGACCGCACGTGAGCTCGATGGCCTAGGCGGACGCCTGCAGGGACTGGTTGGACAGTTCCGCGTTTAA
- a CDS encoding long-chain fatty acid--CoA ligase (activates fatty acids by binding to coenzyme A; involved in the beta-oxidation of n-alkanoic and n-phenylalkanoic acids) has translation MTDNFWKDKYPVGVKSEINPDEYQNIQAVLKQSCEQFADKPAFSNLGKTLTYGELYKLSGEFAAYLQQNADLQPGDRIAVQLPNVLQYPIVVFGAMRAGLIVVNTNPLYTAREMEHQFNDSGAKGLVCLANMAHLAEEVLPKTGIRHVVVTEVGDMLPTLKRMLVNAVVKHVKKMVPAYNLPKAVKFTDAMALGRGKAPREANPASDDVAVLQYTGGTTGVAKGAMLSHRNIVANMLQCRALMGSELGNGCETMVAPLPLYHIYAFTFHCMTMMLIGAHNVLITNPRDLPTFVKDLGKYRFTGFVGLNTLFVALCNNEDFRKLDFSSLKATFSGGMALQLAAAERWQQVTGCEICEGFGMTETSPVVSVNPFGGIQIGTIGIPMPSTLCKVIDDEGNDLPMGAIGELCVKGPQVMKGYWQRQDATDEILDADGWLKTGDIGIIQDDGYMRIVDRKKDMILVSGFNVYPNELEDVLATLPGVLQCAAIGVPDERAGEAIKLFVVVKPGESLTKEQVMQHMHDNVTGYKRPKTVEFRDSLPTTNVGKILRRELRDEELKKLGKK, from the coding sequence ATGACCGATAACTTCTGGAAGGATAAGTATCCTGTCGGGGTCAAGAGCGAGATCAATCCCGATGAGTACCAGAACATTCAGGCTGTGCTCAAACAGTCCTGTGAGCAATTCGCAGACAAGCCGGCCTTCAGCAACCTCGGCAAGACCCTGACCTACGGTGAGCTGTACAAACTGTCCGGTGAGTTCGCTGCCTATCTCCAGCAGAACGCCGATCTGCAGCCCGGCGATCGCATCGCGGTCCAGCTTCCCAACGTTCTCCAGTACCCCATCGTCGTGTTCGGTGCCATGCGCGCTGGTCTTATCGTGGTTAATACCAACCCGCTCTACACGGCGCGGGAGATGGAGCACCAGTTCAACGATTCCGGCGCCAAGGGATTAGTCTGCCTGGCCAACATGGCGCATCTAGCAGAAGAGGTGCTGCCGAAAACCGGCATCCGCCACGTGGTCGTGACCGAAGTTGGCGACATGCTGCCGACCCTCAAACGCATGTTGGTCAATGCTGTGGTCAAGCATGTGAAGAAGATGGTGCCGGCTTACAACCTGCCCAAGGCGGTCAAGTTCACCGATGCCATGGCGCTGGGTCGCGGCAAGGCGCCGCGCGAAGCCAATCCGGCCAGTGATGACGTGGCGGTTCTGCAATACACCGGTGGTACTACAGGCGTAGCCAAGGGAGCGATGCTGAGCCACCGCAACATCGTCGCCAACATGCTGCAGTGCCGCGCGTTGATGGGCTCCGAGCTGGGTAATGGTTGCGAAACCATGGTTGCGCCGTTGCCGCTGTATCACATCTATGCCTTCACCTTTCACTGCATGACCATGATGCTGATCGGCGCGCATAACGTGCTGATCACCAACCCGCGCGATCTGCCGACCTTCGTCAAGGATCTGGGCAAGTACCGCTTCACAGGTTTTGTCGGGCTCAACACCCTGTTCGTGGCGCTGTGCAACAACGAAGACTTCCGCAAGCTGGATTTCTCTTCACTGAAAGCCACGTTCTCCGGTGGTATGGCCCTTCAGTTGGCCGCTGCCGAGCGCTGGCAGCAAGTCACAGGGTGTGAGATCTGCGAGGGCTTCGGCATGACCGAGACCAGCCCAGTGGTTTCGGTCAATCCGTTCGGCGGCATCCAGATCGGCACCATCGGCATCCCGATGCCGTCGACCTTGTGCAAAGTGATCGACGATGAGGGTAACGACCTGCCGATGGGCGCAATCGGCGAACTCTGCGTCAAGGGTCCTCAGGTGATGAAGGGATACTGGCAGCGCCAGGATGCCACTGATGAAATCCTGGATGCTGACGGTTGGTTGAAGACAGGCGACATCGGCATCATCCAGGACGACGGCTACATGCGCATCGTCGACCGCAAGAAAGACATGATTCTGGTCTCCGGATTCAACGTCTATCCCAACGAACTGGAAGACGTGCTCGCCACACTGCCCGGTGTGCTGCAGTGTGCTGCTATCGGTGTACCGGACGAACGAGCAGGCGAGGCGATCAAGCTGTTTGTGGTGGTCAAGCCGGGCGAAAGCCTGACCAAGGAGCAGGTCATGCAGCACATGCATGACAACGTTACCGGCTACAAGCGACCCAAAACCGTCGAATTCCGCGACAGCTTGCCGACCACCAACGTGGGCAAGATCCTGCGCCGCGAATTGCGTGACGAAGAGCTGAAGAAGCTCGGAAAGAAATAA
- a CDS encoding long-chain fatty acid--CoA ligase (activates fatty acids by binding to coenzyme A; involved in the beta-oxidation of n-alkanoic and n-phenylalkanoic acids) yields MQPDFWNDKRPAGVPNDVDMGGFRSVVEVFERCCKTHADRPAFSNMGVTLTYADLERYSAAFAAWLQHHTDLQPGDRIAVQMPNLLQYPIAVFGALRAGLIVVNTNPLYTAREMRHQFKDSGARALVYLNTFGKLVQEVVPDTSIEVLIEARIGDMLPSLKGLLVNAAVKHVKKMVPAYSLPQSVSFKHVLRDGGRHGLKPVALTLDDIAVLQYTGGTTGVAKGAMLTHGNLVANMQQVHANMQQLDEQGHTIIKEGQEIMIAPLPLYHIYAFTVNCMCMMVTGNHNVLITNPRDIDGFVKELQKWEFTAFLGLNTLFVALMSHPEFKKINFASLKGTNSGGTALVSAVAERWKGMTGVTVTEGYGLTETSPVVCANPHGEHSRLGTVGLPVPGTTLKVIDDDGSELPLGERGELCVKGPQVMKGYWQRPDATAEVLDAEGWLKTGDVAVIDADGFVRIVDRKKDMIIVSGFNVYPNEIEDVVMAHPKVAACAAIGVPDEKSGEAVKLFAVRSDASLTVDELKAYCRENFTGYKVPRHVVFRDSLPMTPVGKILRRELRDQA; encoded by the coding sequence ATGCAACCTGATTTCTGGAATGACAAACGTCCCGCCGGTGTGCCCAACGACGTGGACATGGGCGGCTTCCGCTCGGTAGTGGAAGTGTTCGAGCGCTGCTGCAAGACCCACGCAGACCGTCCTGCATTCAGCAACATGGGTGTAACCCTGACCTATGCGGATCTGGAGCGTTACTCGGCAGCGTTCGCGGCCTGGCTGCAGCATCACACCGACCTGCAACCTGGTGACCGCATCGCGGTGCAGATGCCCAATCTGCTGCAATACCCCATTGCTGTCTTCGGTGCCTTGCGTGCCGGGCTTATCGTAGTCAACACCAACCCGCTGTATACCGCGCGGGAGATGCGCCACCAGTTCAAGGATTCCGGTGCGCGGGCACTGGTGTACCTGAATACTTTCGGGAAGCTCGTGCAGGAGGTTGTACCCGACACCAGTATCGAGGTCCTCATCGAGGCGCGTATCGGCGACATGCTGCCTTCGCTCAAGGGGCTGCTCGTCAACGCTGCAGTCAAGCATGTTAAGAAGATGGTGCCGGCTTACAGCCTGCCGCAATCCGTGTCGTTCAAGCACGTGCTGCGTGATGGCGGGCGGCATGGCCTCAAGCCGGTTGCGCTGACGCTGGACGATATTGCAGTCCTGCAATACACCGGCGGCACGACTGGCGTGGCCAAAGGCGCCATGCTGACCCATGGCAACCTGGTGGCGAATATGCAGCAGGTTCACGCCAACATGCAGCAGCTGGACGAGCAAGGGCATACGATCATTAAGGAAGGGCAGGAAATCATGATCGCGCCGCTTCCGCTGTACCACATCTACGCCTTCACAGTTAACTGCATGTGCATGATGGTGACCGGCAACCATAATGTGCTGATCACCAATCCTCGCGACATTGATGGTTTCGTCAAAGAGCTGCAGAAGTGGGAGTTCACAGCCTTCCTCGGACTGAATACCTTGTTCGTCGCGCTCATGTCGCATCCTGAATTCAAGAAAATCAACTTCGCCTCGCTCAAAGGCACCAACTCAGGCGGCACGGCGCTGGTTTCCGCGGTAGCCGAGCGCTGGAAGGGCATGACCGGCGTCACTGTGACCGAAGGCTACGGCTTGACCGAAACTTCACCTGTGGTCTGCGCGAATCCGCATGGCGAACATTCACGTCTGGGAACCGTCGGCCTGCCGGTGCCGGGCACGACGTTGAAAGTGATCGACGATGACGGCAGTGAGCTCCCCCTCGGCGAGCGCGGTGAGCTCTGCGTCAAAGGTCCGCAGGTTATGAAGGGTTACTGGCAACGCCCAGACGCGACTGCCGAGGTGCTGGATGCTGAGGGGTGGCTTAAAACTGGTGATGTCGCGGTGATTGATGCCGATGGCTTCGTCCGCATCGTTGATCGCAAGAAGGACATGATTATTGTGTCCGGCTTCAACGTCTACCCCAACGAGATCGAGGACGTGGTCATGGCGCATCCGAAGGTAGCTGCCTGCGCAGCGATCGGCGTGCCCGACGAGAAGTCCGGTGAAGCCGTGAAGTTGTTCGCTGTGCGCAGCGACGCCAGCCTGACCGTCGATGAGCTTAAGGCGTATTGCAGGGAAAACTTCACAGGCTACAAGGTGCCTCGGCACGTGGTCTTCCGAGATTCGCTTCCGATGACACCTGTGGGCAAGATTCTTCGCCGGGAATTGCGCGATCAGGCTTGA
- a CDS encoding 3-hydroxybutyryl-CoA dehydratase, which yields MSTLSNTPYADLEVGQKATYSKTVEERDIQLFAAMSGDHNPVHLDAEFAASTIFRERIAHGMFSGALISAAVACELPGPGTIYLGQTMRFALPVKLGDTLTVRLEILEKLPKFRVRIATQVFNQRDEMVVDGEAEILAPRKAQTVEIKALPPVSIG from the coding sequence ATGAGCACGCTGAGCAACACCCCCTACGCTGATCTGGAAGTCGGCCAGAAGGCGACCTACAGCAAGACCGTGGAAGAGCGCGACATTCAGTTGTTCGCCGCAATGTCGGGGGACCACAACCCGGTCCACCTGGATGCCGAATTCGCCGCCTCGACAATCTTCCGTGAGCGGATTGCCCATGGCATGTTCAGCGGCGCACTGATCAGCGCAGCCGTGGCGTGTGAGTTGCCCGGACCGGGCACGATCTATCTCGGCCAGACGATGCGCTTTGCCCTGCCGGTCAAGCTTGGCGACACCTTGACCGTACGCCTGGAGATTCTTGAGAAGTTGCCCAAGTTTCGTGTCCGTATCGCCACTCAGGTGTTCAACCAGCGCGACGAGATGGTCGTTGACGGCGAAGCCGAAATTCTCGCCCCACGCAAGGCACAGACCGTCGAGATCAAAGCCCTGCCACCGGTCAGCATCGGCTGA
- a CDS encoding alpha-ketoglutarate-dependent dioxygenase AlkB: MIELPNAELRYLPHWVEQDLADRWLLELSAQTPWSQPQKTIYGRSIAVPRWVAWYGDADASYRYSGLTHEPLPWTPLLADIRQRVLQQVDQPLNGVLLNFYRDGQDAMGWHSDDERALGERPLVVSLNLGATRRFDFRRKGASRIEHSIDLEHGSLLVMSGATQHYWQHQIARTRKVCAPRLNLTFRQIIREPIL; this comes from the coding sequence ATGATCGAACTGCCGAACGCTGAACTGCGCTACCTGCCGCACTGGGTGGAGCAGGATTTGGCCGACCGATGGTTGTTGGAGCTGTCGGCTCAGACGCCCTGGTCGCAACCGCAGAAAACAATTTACGGACGTAGCATCGCCGTGCCGCGCTGGGTCGCCTGGTATGGCGATGCCGACGCGTCTTACCGTTATTCAGGCCTGACCCACGAACCTCTGCCCTGGACACCGCTGCTGGCTGACATTCGACAGCGGGTGCTGCAGCAGGTCGATCAGCCGTTGAACGGCGTGTTGCTCAATTTCTATCGTGACGGCCAGGATGCCATGGGTTGGCACAGCGATGACGAGCGAGCACTGGGTGAACGACCGCTGGTGGTATCGCTTAACCTGGGTGCTACGCGGCGTTTCGATTTTCGCCGCAAGGGCGCCAGCCGTATTGAGCACTCGATTGACCTCGAACACGGATCGCTACTGGTCATGAGCGGTGCGACGCAGCATTATTGGCAGCACCAGATCGCCAGAACACGAAAGGTTTGCGCACCGCGCCTCAACCTGACTTTCCGCCAGATCATTCGCGAGCCCATCTTATGA
- a CDS encoding aspartate-semialdehyde dehydrogenase: MLPVIPPGTVQVTAQQDVVKPRPDIAPVTPVQPSANESSVGLDRRHPQEAEQMLRDEQRRRQRRRGYSPQELAEGETAEEDQDALDELPRQGLWVDVEV; encoded by the coding sequence ATGCTGCCAGTTATTCCGCCCGGCACCGTTCAGGTCACCGCGCAACAAGATGTGGTCAAGCCGCGTCCCGATATCGCGCCGGTGACGCCCGTTCAGCCGAGCGCCAACGAAAGCTCGGTGGGGCTCGATCGTCGCCACCCGCAGGAAGCGGAGCAGATGCTGCGCGACGAGCAGCGCAGGCGGCAGCGTCGTCGTGGTTACAGCCCACAGGAGCTGGCCGAAGGCGAGACCGCCGAGGAAGATCAGGACGCTTTGGATGAGTTGCCGCGCCAAGGGCTCTGGGTGGATGTCGAGGTTTGA